The following nucleotide sequence is from Trifolium pratense cultivar HEN17-A07 linkage group LG2, ARS_RC_1.1, whole genome shotgun sequence.
ACACATTAAAAGAACAATGAAATCAAAGCCCAAAAAGCAAGCTTTGATTTTTAAGCAACCACATTAATCCAATTTTGATTTCCCCCATAAATCAAATGAAGAGAATGACATTGatgttagaatcaaagatacaaaGTAGAAAAAGACAAAAGGGCTACTAGGGTTTCATTAGGATTACATTACAAtggcttaacattacaaaagtgATAAGAGAATATTTATAACATAACTTAATGGACTCTAACTTACTAGTATAAAGACCCAATAGCTTAAGCCCAATactttattatctaacacctgccctcaaactcacgatgcaacAATAAGCAttgagagtttgtcaaacaaaacgaaaaacataataatataaactcaAAACATTTTATCTtaatactacccctcaagctaaagcttactaagctttaagcttgttacaaaattatcccAATAACTTATCAATCTAATCAAACTAATATCACAATTCATATCCAATTAGAGAGCAACCCAACAACCAATGAGACGAACCATCGTACAAAGGAGCAGCAACGAAACCAAACCGAAcagcaaaccaaaccaaattgttccaatccaaattgaaccaaatcaaaccaatccaaagtagagagaaagagaagcaTTCAAACAGAAGAAGAATCAATAGGGAGGGAGATGCAATAAGACAATCAACATAGAGAAGAAATCAGACATAACAGAGGCAATCAAACAGAAGAAACCAAATGGGGGAGATCAGAACAAATAGAGGGAGAAGTCCAATTGATCAAAAGAAAACAATAGATTGAAGTGCAATCAAATAGAAAAATCAATAGAGAgacaatcaatcagaagaattGACAGAGAGAAGGTCAATCAACCATAAGAAATCAATAGAGAGACAATCAAAGAGAATAACCAAATAGAGAACCAATTAAACAAAAGAAGCCAATGAGGGAGAATACCaatcaaacaaagaagaaatcAAAAGGGGAGAGACAATCAAACCAGAGAGACCATAAGAAACCAAATTGTGAGCACTCGACTCACCAAACAAAACTAAACcatcaaattgtgagtattacCTCACCAAACTGATTCATTCAAACAAATCTCCAAATTAGTGGAACCAAACCAACAAAACTAGATCAAACCGAACAAACCCAAATCAAGACAAACAAACCAAactgatatttatttatttatttattttaccaaCTCAAAACACCAAACGGTGTCTATTCCTCTAAACAAACAAATCCAAAAAATATCATCAAGTCATCAACCCAAATGGAACTGAACCAATCAAACCAAAACCAAATAGAACCAAAATTTagccaaatcaaacaaaatgaaACCTGGTGCAACATAACAAACACAAGAGACCTTTGCAAAATGGTGACGGAAAATGAACATACGGCAAAAGCTGCGACTCATCAATCTCAATAGAAATCAAGTTTATTAATTCCCAACCAAGCTCTTCAAACACAATAATGCTTTCAACAAACCCATAATTAAAACCGCAGCGGCAGAAATAATTGGAACCCAATGATGTCACCGCCAACATAGAAGCCACAACACACAAATCTTTACAAACCAAACTGGAGACTAATAATTCCCTCTTTTGGGAACTCGACAGCGGAACGACGACACAGTTCAAGGCGGATCGAACCTTGCTCTGtataccatgttagaatcaaagatacaaaGTAGAAAAAGACAAAAGGGCTACTAGGGTTTCATTAGGATTACATTACAAtggcttaacattacaaaagtgATAAGAGAATATTTATAACATAACTTAATGGACTCTAACTTACTAGTATAAAGACCCAATAGCTTAAGTCCAATACTTTATTATCTAACAATTGAATTCCAATAAATTCTGAACGGTTACAGTGTTGACGGTGGAGGAGCATAACATGATCTCGAATTCTCGATGCTGGATCTGAATGACAGGGTAGAGCATAAGACTAGTGACGAGGAGGAAGATCGAACACGAAAGGAGTAGAGAAGAATTTGAAGATGAGATTCGGAGGAAGCGTTGTTGACGGCCGAGAATGCCACAATCACAGACTAAAGATGGGGAAATATTGTAGACGGAGACAATAAGTGTGAACACATGAAGAGATACATGAAGAgattatgatttttttccaatttAATTATGCTTTTTTTGAGAGTTAGTTTGAAATTTAGGTTTTTCTAGGTTATGCTGATGAACATGAAGAGATTCgaataaagaagatgaagaaaaataaaacaacattaAGTGTTGATGGTTTATCATAAGATACAATAGTCCTACAAGATCTAATGGTTctctttttaacaaaaataaatagatggttaagattaaaaaatgaaagaggCTTTTGGTAGACCACTTATAATGTTGGTCCACCTTATAATTTTGGGTTAAAAATTAACGAAAATGACTAAAGTGActaacagagatgtctttaagggaccaaaacaaacttttttttctttaagggaccattgtgaaacctaaaatgtctttaagggaccatttaactaattaaacctactttttataaaaaaaatttaaaaaattatgttttagtttatatataaggGTAAAATGGGTAGTTCAATCAAAATGTTGGGGTAAAGgtataattgttggggtagaaaaaaaaatctggtaCAATTTAGACAATTCCTGGCCCAATTTAACTGACAACCCAATTGcaatttttaacaattttttttttgttttcgccACCATTTTAATCTggtcgggggtcagttctgacatcaagtggttccaaccccctcccgatcgcagttgtggggaatCGAAccatggtcctccctaccaagtttgGCGCCATTCACCACTGATCAACTAACAGTCGAtaatttttaacatattttttaaataaaattgtactaaaataaatattaagtaaCATAATATGTTGGACAAAAGTTGCATAACCAACCATTGTAAAGATTAGAAGTTAATACATACACTCatccaccaaaaaataaaagtcacGTTAAAATCATTAAATATAATTTGCTTTTGTCCAGTAACATTtgtatcattttatttatttcttatatatgTGTGTTAGTGTGTATGCCAAACCCAATAGTTCGAGTAATCAGTAAATTTaatccctaaactatcactctctcaccaacttagtccctaaactattaaaaataactaaaagacccctaatctatttttcatccgtcaatttagtccctaaactatcaatctctcaccaacttagtccctaaactattaaaaacaactaaaaggtccctaatctatttttcatccgtcaatttagtccctaaaatcactctctcaccaacttagtccttaaactattaaaaataactaaaaggtccctaatctattttccatccgtcaatttagtcctcgGTTAACTTGtctataaaaccctaaaatattaTCACCCTTTTTTTTTCCACGTGCTTCGACGAAAACAACCACCCTGCTCGCCGCCAACCACTCCACTCTCCGGCAACAACCGTTTTGCTCGCAACGCAAATATAACCTCTAGTCGTCGGACTCAATTCATTCTTTCAGAATAATCATTTAGAACGAAAGAGATCTTTAGTATGAAAAAAGTGGCAATTGTCGTTTTTTTTAAcacagaatattttttttattcaactttttgactgaaagattaaaaaaaaatgatatgattcaaccgtttttggttttatagcttgttgttttgtctggtttaataatactgCTTATCCTAGTGAGTTTTATAGTCCCACTGGACCGGAAGCTTCTCAAGCTCaagcatttattttttttgttagagaCTACGCTAAAATCAAGTCTGTTTTTTGTTCTCacttttgtaaatttgtaagagtttgtgattttgttttatccCTTTGAAGTTTATGCTGTGATCTCTTGTTTATTGCGGGTCTGAGAGTTTTTTATCCTTCTATTCATTTTCTTCTGTTATTGTATGGAATGTTTTGGGGTGTGTTAGTGTGTATAATGTTGACATAAAGGGTACAAAAGTGTCATTATATGTAGTATGCTAACAAAGTCTTATTAAATTCCAAGTATTTGTATGGTGAATTATCTTTGCAGGCTGGTTGTGTTATTGGTAATATTAGTAAGGAGCTAGCTTTTTTCATCCATGCTAGTGTGTTAAGAAGTGCCTTGAGATATTATAACAGGTTTGTTAGGAATcataaaatgatgtttatgagggactaaattgaaggatgtgaatatagtttagggacctttagttgtttttaatagtttagggactaagttggtgagaaagtgataatttagggactaaattgacggatggaaaatagattagggactttttagttgtttttaatattttagggactaagttgatgagagagtgatagtttagggactaaattaaCTGATTACTCCGATAGTTGAAGACGCTGCGTTTAATTTCTCCTCTATGCGGGTGGGTTTTGGGTCCCAACTGTCTAGTTCCCTTAACCTGGACCCACCCATGTCAACTATGTATAAACCAAATTCTCAAACCTGCTGACTCATATGATCATATCCCAATCCAAACCacccattttttaaattttttttttcgattttttcgGATTGGACCGGACCAAGGTTTTTCTGTCCACCCCTAAGTATAAAAATGGGGGAATATGGTTTTGATTGATGTAAAAGAAATTGATCTCGTGACTCTTTGTTGTTGTTCAGCTTATTTTGGCCATGAATTTATTGTAGGGAGcttatattttattcttttgacTATTGTTCAGCTCACTGTAGGGACTAGGGAGCTTATATTATTGGTACCCGACAATAGAATTAAGGCATTCACGGGTGGAATCAAATTCTCTGttattcaaagttcaaacaaaaaataagtgtttattcaaaaaaaaaaaaaagagagtaaaaaGAGCATATCCTTCAAGACCAAAGAGCACATCAACTCTGGCCAACAAAGTTGTAAAACAGAGcgatatatatatacacaatcaAATCACCATTCCCCTTTATTTCTCTTCTAACACAATCACCAATTCCTCTGCAACTACCAGAGAGCTTGCCACACTAAAACAAGTATAACAAAAAACTCCTCTTCTAAATTTTTCAATATCTCAAAATTATCTTTAAGAAACAAGAATTCTACAATAACAAGCATACAATATACTCAAGGTTGGAGAAATGTCTCTCTACATCACGCAAAACAGATTGGTGCTGAAAATaccagaattttttttaaaaaaaaaaacagataaaaTTGAAGGTGGAGTTAGAGAGAATGTTGATgagattgaaaatttaaatgacaaattgaaaattgatgaGATTTCAACCTCTTGACAAGTTTACCCGTTTTGCATTTTACTAGtccaattaattttgttgactaaaaattgtttatatgtcattatcaaatgaaaaaatttagattagtttttctttttttgacaataaaaaataaatttgttttaaaattttaaaaaatgtattaatattttttattaaatttttttctctttgactaaaaataaaggttttttttttctcataaaaaaataataaaaaataaactaatttagaAGAGGATTCTATCTATGTCTAAAAAAAcagtttataattttattttttacagtatttaaaattttaaaaatcattattttttttttacaaaatcattattgtttttttaacaaataaaaaaccaatttttttattttaaaaaaacaaataaaaaaccaatcttttcttaaaaaaaataaaaataaaaaaccaatatCCCTAACCTCACACATCCGCCCACACATCCTATCCTATgataaaaccaaaccaaaccaaatcttAACCTAACCCATCAGATCTATGGACAAGCGAGCAGCGTCGGCAAGAAAGAGAAGTAAAACAATGTCAGAATCTGCAAAATATTTGTATCTACCGGATGATTGTTGGAAACATATCTTCAAATTTCTCAACGACGGAGACAACGATTACCTGAAGTCTATCTCCGCCGTCTCTAAGGAGTTCTTCTCCATCACCAACCGTCTCCGATCATCTCTCACCATACATGATCCAACAGCCCCTTTCCTCTCCCGCATCTTGCATAGGTTCACAAACCTTACTTCCCTCGATTTCACTCACTTCCACGGTGACCTCGACGCACTTCTCTGCCAAATCCCACCATTGAACAACCTCACATCACTCAATCTCTCCCACAAAAAAACCATTCCTTCAGATGGGTTGCGATATTTCTCCAAAAAGATTACAACTTTGACCTCTCTCACTTGTTCCAACTTATTCTCTTTCACCAGCACTCACTTGTTCCTCATCGCGGATTGTTTCCCTTTACTACAAGAACTTAACCTCGGTCATGTTATATTCACCGATGACAAAAACGACACTAACTTCCTCGATGGGATTGAGGCTCTTTCCTTGTCACTTTCCCAACTCCGCAAGCTTAATCTCTCTAGTCACTCCTATGTTACCGACAAATCTATTTTTCACTTGTTCAAGAATTGCAAGTTTCTTGAAGAGGTCATTATAACTGAATGTTTTCAACTTACCGCAGCCGGCGTTGCTTCCGCTCTCATcgagaaaaaacaaacaatgttgAAGACTTTATGTCTTCCGGGTTACATTATTACTCCCCAAGTCATTGACTCCTTGGTGAGTTTGAAGCGTTTAACTTGCATTGATTTGTCGTTTAGCCGGTTTAGGCGTATCTCGGATGATCAGCTCTCCTATATTGGAAATGCTGGTCTTCCTTTGAGGAGGATTGACCTCTCTCGTTGCACCGGCTATAGTTATGCCGGATTATTTAGTTTGTTATCCAAGTATCAATCTATCCAACATTTGGATTTTGAACACTCAACAGTGTTGAATGATCGCCGTGTTGTCAAGTTGTCTTCATTTCTTCTTGGCTTGGTGTCAATAAACCTTAGTTATTGTACAAAGGTCACATATTCAACCTTGTTTGCACTCGTTAAGAAATGTCCTTCCCTTAGTGAGATCAAAATGCAACATATCAAGCATAAGAGGGTAAAGAATTATGATCTTTTGACGGATTTCGGCGTATACCCTCAATTAAAGTCTCTCGATTTGTCTCTCAATCTATGGTTAAGGGACAAAGGCATCATATTGTTTGCTTCTGTTTTCCCCAATTTGCAGCTGCTTGATTTGAGTTCTTGCGAAAAGTTATCTGACGAAGGTATTCTTCAAGTATTAAGGAGATGCAGTACGATTAGTCATTTGAATGTATGGGGTTGTTCAATTGAGAATATACCTGGACTGAACTTTGAAGTTCCCAAGCTGAAGATGTTGAACTTGTCATTCACAGACGTTGAGGATGAAGCACTCTTTGCGATTTCAAAGAGTTGTCGTGGGCTTTTGCAATTGTTACTAAGTGATTGTTACAAATGCACAGAGATGGGAGTGAAATATGTACTAGAAAACTGTACACAACTGAAAGAAATCGATTTGAGTCGTTGTAGTAATGTGCATACCAATGTCGTTGCCTCAATGCTATCTTTAAGGCCATCATTAAGAAAGATAACAGCTCCTCCTGATTTTTGTATCAGTGAAAGCGAGAAGAATCTCTTCTTGCTTCAAGGATGCATTTTGTTTACTGAAAATTGAACTCTGAAATGTaagatgtttttgttttcatatgtacttatttttcttttttaatgtcAACTTACATACTGTTTTTGCTCATCAATCTGTGCATGATAATTGCCAAAGTATAATGGGTGTTGGAGTGAGGAGGTCACCGTGAAAGATATATTTCACCACCTTTCATTTGTTATGGATTCATGTTTAACTGAGTGTCTTAATTCACTAATGGAAAAGTATTCTCACTGTTCAATATAGCGATGCATCTAACATGATTGACAGGTCTTTAGCTCAAACTGTTATGGCAGGGTCTAATTTTATGTCTATGGTTCTACCGGGTATTCAAATTAACAGTTATAGTTTGCTTGCATTTTGCTTGATCAATAGTCAGTTATATTCAGTAAATATTCTTTTCACTAGTGATACATTTAGGCTCTCTTCGGTAAAAATAAGTCATAAGTTAGCTGATAGTTGAAaaattagcttatagctgatggtTGATAGCTTATAGTTGAAAAActagtataataaaattaaagtgtttagcAAATTTAactgttgtaagtacaaaatgacataaaaagtacatggttagtgagtagttattatatttaaaaaataacaaataaaaataataagggtaaaaatgaaataaaatgtaaaaagttataagctaataAGCTCATatctttaatatattaaaacaagataCTGTGCCAACAAGTTTAAGCACCTAAACTTGATAATTATCCCGCCTAACTACAGCTGCTGCTTAAACTTTCTAACCCTTtgatattccttttttttttttttttttatattattattattattattattattattattattattattattattattattattattattattattatagtatgTAGTATTAATTTAGATACAGATTTAAGAGCCTAATAATTGTCTATTATCCGTTTAAACCATCTAACTCTTCAGTTTCCAGTTTTTTCTtctaacaaataaaacaaaaaaaataaagaaccttcACCTTCCTTTTTTCAAATTCCAGCAATCTTTCACTCATCTCACCTTCTCCTAATCAGAAAATTTTCCCAAACTCTGCATTTGCTGCCGCAACGTCTCAGCAAAGAtaagtttcaatttttctttttcacttaAGTATTGCCTTTTCTTTGCAAATCCCTCGCTTTGAAAGCTTCCTCAATTTTGCTCAACATCATCTTCATGTGTAAATGAttatgtcatcttattctttacAAGTGTTGATATTCCTTATTCTTCCTTTTATTTCCTAACTGTTTTGTTTGATATTCACGttctttattctttttgttGCAGCTGGTTGGGTCTATATATGTATggaacaacatatatatacatattgtTTTGGACTTGAGGTTTAATAGGTATGATCTATTCTAATTGTGatgattttaattatcaaaACTGATTTATGTGTCACTTTCTGAAGTAATTAATCTATTTGCAtgaccaaaatttaaaatggaatTTCCATCATTGTTGACACGGGAAGTGCTTATGTTTAATTTGGATGGACATGGTGCTGAGATTTGCT
It contains:
- the LOC123911341 gene encoding F-box/LRR-repeat protein 2-like, whose protein sequence is MDKRAASARKRSKTMSESAKYLYLPDDCWKHIFKFLNDGDNDYLKSISAVSKEFFSITNRLRSSLTIHDPTAPFLSRILHRFTNLTSLDFTHFHGDLDALLCQIPPLNNLTSLNLSHKKTIPSDGLRYFSKKITTLTSLTCSNLFSFTSTHLFLIADCFPLLQELNLGHVIFTDDKNDTNFLDGIEALSLSLSQLRKLNLSSHSYVTDKSIFHLFKNCKFLEEVIITECFQLTAAGVASALIEKKQTMLKTLCLPGYIITPQVIDSLVSLKRLTCIDLSFSRFRRISDDQLSYIGNAGLPLRRIDLSRCTGYSYAGLFSLLSKYQSIQHLDFEHSTVLNDRRVVKLSSFLLGLVSINLSYCTKVTYSTLFALVKKCPSLSEIKMQHIKHKRVKNYDLLTDFGVYPQLKSLDLSLNLWLRDKGIILFASVFPNLQLLDLSSCEKLSDEGILQVLRRCSTISHLNVWGCSIENIPGLNFEVPKLKMLNLSFTDVEDEALFAISKSCRGLLQLLLSDCYKCTEMGVKYVLENCTQLKEIDLSRCSNVHTNVVASMLSLRPSLRKITAPPDFCISESEKNLFLLQGCILFTEN